A portion of the Phyllopteryx taeniolatus isolate TA_2022b chromosome 15, UOR_Ptae_1.2, whole genome shotgun sequence genome contains these proteins:
- the snrpd3l gene encoding small nuclear ribonucleoprotein D3 polypeptide, like yields the protein MSIGVPIKVLHEAEGHIVTCETNTGEVYRGKLIEAEDNMNCQMSNITVTYRDGRVAQLEQVYIRGSKIRFLILPDMLKNAPMLKSMKNKNQGSGAGRGKAAILKAQVAARGRGRGGMGRGNMFQKRR from the exons ATGTCGATCGGTGTGCCCATCAAAGTCCTGCATGAGGCCGAGGGACACATTGTGACCTGCGAGACCAACACTGGAGAGGTGTACAGAGGCAAGCTTATTGAGGCTGAGGACAACATGAACTGCCAG ATGTCTAACATCACGGTGACCTATCGCGACGGGCGGGTGGCCCAGCTGGAGCAAGTATATATCCGCGGCAGCAAGATTCGCTTCCTGATTTTACCTGATATGCTAAAGAATGCGCCCATGCTAAAGAGCATGAAGAATAAGAACCAGGGCTCTGGTGCTGGGAGAGGCAAGGCAGCCATTCTCAAAGCACAAG TGGCCGCAAGAGGCAGAGGACGTGGTGGAATGGGAAGAGGGAATATGTTCCAAAAGAGAAGATaa